The window caaacggtatCTAAATTGAACTCTACTCACTTCCCATCTTAGGAAGGAATAATGTTTTGAGTAGTGAATGCTAATGCAACCAATTATTCATCAGCACACCTAAGTGAATCATGCAGTTTCAGTGTCACCATATTGAATTATGGGTTGGGTTCTATGGTATTCCTCCACTTCGATAGGATTAAGAAGCATGGGTAACACTAGTAATAGAGGTTTCCGTACTGAATCCCATAAGTTGATCTCATGTTTATCCAGTGTTTAACTTGCCAAATCACTGATCCAAGTGACTGAAAAAATGCTAGGCACGATAAAATGTGAGTTAAAGCAAGCATGATGGAAACGTTTTACCAATAATTTCTTTAGGTTAGCACACTTAAGACATGGGATTAGCCATTTAGCCAAAGTGGAATCGACTGTCCATGAACCTAGTTGATTTAACAATCCCACCCTAGGATTCAATTGCAGTAGCTAGGTTCAAATTAACCTTCATTTACCAGAGTTCACCTAGTTGGCAAGTAGTGGCCAAGTTGACTCGACCTGCCGAATGTAATCTTATTCTCTGTTGAAATGGAAGTAGGTCTCATGTCATCGTGAATGTAAGTAATCTTGTCAAATCACGTAAATCTCTGAGTTAACAGTGTGATAATTATTTGTGATTTCCTTTTGGATTATTTTAGATTTTCGTTTTAATACACCAGATAGGGCCATATGTTGATAAGTTCTTACATTTTGAAGATCACAGATCCAATCACAAACCATATTTGGAGAAAGTAAATTTTCTTCGTACCTAAAAAAACAAAGGAGCACTCTACATCGGAAAACCTCTTTAGAGATACCTCTCTATATATGCTCACCTAAAACTTTTTAGCCGAACTGTATTGTATACGTGATTAAATCGGAGGTTTACAAATTCTCTAGAGTTACACGCAATATTTCAAAAATCGGATTGACTATGACCGATCCCAATCCCATTCATACACAGAAACAATTCACAGTTACTTCCATGAGTAGCATTCAACCCAACAAAAATTGAATTATCATTTCAGAGTATCCAGGTTAAGATTCGACTGAGCTGACCCGTGAAGCTTCAAATTTTACAACTACAACCACTCCAGTACACTCGCCAACCCTTCCCTTCCCCCaaaaccaccaccacccccccaaaaaaaaaaaaaaaaacccaaacccttCTTACCAACCAACGGAGCCTCCCCGGGCTTCAGGTTCTTTTTAAAGTAGCCTCATTGGATCTTTTATTGGTTAGGACTGATCCCACTCCTGATCATTCAAACCAAAATAATCTCATACTAATGACATATAGAaacatttaataaaaaaattgcagGAGAAAATGTTGAAGGAGCCCTTGTGTCGTATTAGATGATATGATCATTAACCACCTTCCAatctactaatttttttttgggggaaaaagaTCCCTACCTGGCCACACGGGGTAGCAAAAAGACCACCCTGGCCCTGGTTGGATGCTTGTGCACCTCCCCTGGTTGGTCCCTGCGCACTGGCACAATGGCACAGTGGCACAGTGGCCACGTAACCAGGTAGCGATCCCCAtacctttttattttaaaataatcaCCACATGGTAGAAATAGTATGGACTATGCAGAAAAATACCACACAGAATCTAGAGTTCAGAGGCAAAAACAAACACAATCAAGCAGAATTCAGCTTTGGGAAGGAACTTTCTCCCACCTCTTAACCCTACAACTGTTCAATTTACAAAGCCAGAACTTGGCTTCTTGTGTGACAAAAGACTTCAACACAAGGTATTTCAGTATAGTGCAGATTCTATGGTACATAAAGAATGCTATACTGGTACGCCCATTTAAAAAACAGAAGGGCTCGGAGTATGCATTAATGGAAGCAACCATGCCAACTAGATGCAATTTCATATCATACAGTTCTGGAGCAAAAAGCATGTTATGGATGAACATACCATCAGGTTTTGCTCTTGAACTTCCTTTGGGCTTTCAAGTCCACCACAACAACAGTGATGTTGTCCTTGCTTCCCTTGTGGTGAGCAAGCTTTGCTAAGTATTCCGCAGCGGCTTGCGCAGCAGGGTCAACTCCATTGTCCCTTTCTGTAGGAGGTGTCACACCGTTCCTTTTGTGCCATAATAGGATACGTCTTCGAGCCACTTCACACACTTCCTCATTTGTCATGACGTCCCATAACCCATCACTGGCTAGAATAAGGCACTCATCTTCCTTAGCTCGAGGAACAAGCTTAACCTCTGGTTGTGCAATGATCCATGGTTTCAAATATCTATCACCTGTATTCCGGCGGCAGTGTGACATGGTGAAGCCAAACACAACATTGAATTACATTAGACAAGCATCCAGAACTCAAATCAACTACACATTGGAAATTTAGCATGTCAAAAATTAGATAAGAAACACTAATCTACCTAAAcaatgaaatgtgaaatcttCTGCGAAATGTCATATTTATGAAACATAAAGCCCACACACCAACAGTTAAAGAGGAACATTTTAAATTTGACAAAATGAAGAATATATAGAGCATATAGAGGAAAAGAAACGGTAGCTCATTACCCAGAGAGACTTACATATTCCTGTCTAATGCAAATATAGTGCATCGCATACCAGTTCCAACTCACAAGTGCAACAGGATACATGGCCCATTTGACAAGTTATCAATTTATTATTAATCatgaaaaaatcaaaacacCTCATATATTTGCAAAAACTGAAGCACAGGATTTTTCACTCCTGCTTATACATGGCGATGGATAACTAGGAACAAGCAAGTATTAGATAAACAACATGCTCAAGCAGGAAGAGTTCCTCAATCTACAGATGGAGCTATGAACCCATCTCAAGCTTATAAAGGTCCGATTGCAGTATGTCGAACACTCTAAGATAGACAAAGACCACATACCATTAATCCATCACTCAAGGAGGAAACTAAGTCAATTCAAATATGAGACCATTTTCATACTGGAGAATCATAGACCACATCCATGTGACATAATACAGAAACATAATGATGCATGACATTCTTTTTCTGTTACAATAACAAACAAGAAACTAGATGAATGTTTAGAAAATGTCAACTCGTTCACATGACATAGAAGACATAAGACATCAAGTCAACACCTAGCATGTTAGAAGTTCATCCATCAAGTGAGTTGCAGTTATAAAGAAAAGATATAGGCAACAGAACTGCCTGCAAGGTCAACAGCACCACTTTTTTTCTCAGAGGAACTGAGACATTTGGTGACGTGCATATCTCAATGACTAGACACAAATGGCTTGGATCAAGATCAATGGCCACCACCTTTAAACCAGGCAACATAATATAACTCAGTTAAGTAACATAATCTCCCCCACCACACCACAAACAAAATAATTCAGAACTTCAAACCATGTTCTTCTATAATTTTGAGAAAGAACTATAATCAAATTCTTCAACAGAATCTCACATACACCAGATAATAATTAGGCTTCAAAAAATCCTAAACACCAAAAATACTGAGAAGTGAAGGTCAATGCAAGGAGATGTTAATAGATTTCAGGTAAATGACCATTTCTTCCTCCACCAACCCCCCNNNNNNNNNNNNNNNNNNNNNNNNNNNNNNNNNCTCCCCCAAAAAACccataaagggggggggggtatttTACATTTCAGACTTCATGACATGGTAACAAAAACAGAAAGCTACATGTGCTCAACCATTCCCTCCTCAAAACTGGAATTTTACACCCTCAAACTTCATGACATAGCAACAAAATCATCAGGCtatggaagggaaaaaaatagaaaaaaagaaaagaaatccagAGTTGCCTGAGATAAACTACACAAAAGCTACACATGCTCAACCATCCCCTCCACACAACTGGAATTTTAAACTCAAATGTCATGACATAGCAACAAAATCATCAGgtcatgggaaaaaaaaaatccagagtTGCCTGAGATAAATTAACATACATACCAATCGACCTAGACATTGCTAGAACACCAAACACACGGTATCCATTCCACTGTATGACTTTGCCGCTAGCTGCTTCAATTCTTTCCAATTCATCTTCTCTATTCGGCTGGAACAAAAAGTAATCAGTTTCCTTTTTGTGACAGTTAAAGAACCATGAAGTATAAACAAAAGCCTTACTTTATGATCAACTGACAATGGCACAGGCTCTTTTCCACGACAAAGGACCACTCTTGAATCACCGCAGTTTGCAATTATGATATGGGATGAACAAATAACAGCAACCACAGCAGTAGAACCAACAGTTTCTGGGGCAACAGGATCGGTAGTAGCCTCAGAGGAATCATCCTGGCCTTCAACACCACTTCTGTGAACTCTTCCCCCGACCTCATCATCAACTTTCTGAAAGCAGTTAGTCAAAGCTCTTTCCCATTGCAATTGCCCATTATTCCTAACACTGGCATCACCCAAGCCTTCTTTCACCATTGCTATCTCCTCAATTAAAGCCAAATGGAGTCGATCTCGACAATAGTTAGCAACCTGACCAACAAAACaaatccaatgggtaaaaatgtATGATTCAATAAAGATAGAGAAACAATGGGTAAACATATTACCTGAGATCCACCATGGCCATCATAAACTCCAAAAAAATGAGCTGTTGTGTGAGTAATAGTTTGGTTCATGCCATCCAATACATGATCACCAACTAGCAGTGAAATGGGAATCTTCAGAAATTGTGGTATAACAGCAACAGCATCTTCCATCTCATCCCTCCTTCCACATAGAGAACTGAATCCCCAAAGTGGTACATAATCCAATTCAAAAATACTACGACTGCGTGTTCCACCATTCCTCTTCTCCCTAGGCATTAGAGCCAATGCTATTTCTTTTGGGTCAGATCCATCACCAACCTCTGCCTCTAGGCCCATCGGCACAGCAAGAATATCACCCACAGGCTTCTGGTCAATATTTGGCCCCCCAAAATCATTGTCTTTCATGATAATTTGAACAGAGTCGATGTTAATAGAAACTGGTGTGCTCAACTCATTTGCAGTCTCCAAAGCTAAGAGTTCTTCTTCACCACCAATGCTACTGCTACGActagctagagaaagagaacaagTACTATCTACTATCTGGTCACCCCCCACAGAGAACAAATTATCTTCCTCATGTTCCTGAATTACATCACTTGAAACCCAGCTACTTCCATGTTCGGGAGTCATCTCTAACAAAGTAACTTCACTTTCTTTGGGCACTGACAAGGTTATGGCACCACCTTCACTCCCTGTACTATTGCCACCACAACCTTCATCCATTGCAGAAACAGACTCAGCATATAAGTCGGTTGCAGGATCTGACAATAAGCAAGCCGTGTCCGTTATCATTTTGAGTCGGGTGATTTCCATGTGAGTTGCTATCGCCGAGCTTTCACAAATTGAATTACCTAATCCAAATGGCACTGCAACCGGGGAAGACATCTCCTCCATCAATTCTCCTATCCGAGTAGTAGTCGTAATAGTAACTTTTCAACCCCTCCAAAATCACATAACCTATCATTTTTCAACTAATTCAGCTCCTTCCCCGATATGGAATGACCTCTCGACGAGGCTTACAAGTTTCAATGGACCGCCTTCCATGGTTAAGAAACTAAATTACCCTTCAATTGTCTGTAAAATTTTGTACAGGGAAGGGGTAAACAAATAGCTAGCACCCCTGGAGTAAATTAGAGGGCTTAACGGATGATCTATGGAGCAGTACAACGGAATATGTGCTCAGATCTGGAGATGAAGAACGGATCCAAATTTCCATTTATGGAAACTTTGGACTCTGGATAGATTGGTCAGATCCCTCTAGACTTTAAGAACCCCTCCCCCCCGGAATCTTCTCTATCTACTCCCATCAACTACAGAAAACCAGAGAAGCCAAATCTTAACTTCACCCCCNNNNNNNNNNNNNNNNNNNNNNNNNNNNNNNNNNNNNNNNNNNNNNNNNNNNNNNNNNNNNNNNNNNNNNNNNNNNNNNNNNNNNNNNNNNNNNNNNNNNNNNNNNNNNNNNNNNNNNNNNNNNNNNNNNNNNNNNNNNNNNNNNNNNNNNNNNNNNNNNNNNNNNNNNNNNNNNNNNNNNNNNNNNNNNNNNNNNNNNNNNNNNNNNNNNNNNNNNNNNNNNNNNNNNNNNNNNNNNNNNNNNNNNNNNNNNNNNNNNNNNNNNNNNNNNNNNNNNNNNNNNNNNNNNNNNNNNNNNNNNNNNNNNNNNNNNNNNNNNNNNNNNNNNNNNNNNNNNNNNNNNNNNNNNNNNNNNNNNNNNNNNNNNNNNNNNNNNNNNNNNNNNNNNNNNNNNNNNNNNNNNNNNNNNNNNNNNNNNNNNNNNNNNNNNNNNNNNNNNNNNNNNNNNNNNNNNNNNNNNNNNNNNNNNNNNNNNNNNNNNNNNNNNNNNNNNNNNNNNNNNNNNNNNNNNNNNNNNNNNNNNNNNNNNNNNNNNNNNNNNNNNNNNNNNNNNNNNNNNNNNNNNNNNNNNNNNNNNNNNNNNNNNNNNNNNNNNNNNNNNNNNNNNNNNNNNNNNNNNNNNNNNNNNNNNNNNNNNNNNNNNNNNNNNNNNNNNNNNNNNNNNNNNNNNNNNNNNNNNNNNNNNNNNNNNNNNNNNNNNNNNNNNNNNNNNNNNNNNNNNNNNNNNNNNNNNNNNNNNNNNNNNNNNNNNNNNNNNNNNNNNNNNNNNNNNNNNNNNNNNNNNNNNNNNNNNNNNNNNNNNNNNNNNNNNNNNNNNNNNNNNNNNNNNNNNNNNNNNNNNNNNNNNNNNNNNNNNNNNNNNNNNNNNNNNNNNNNNNNNNNNNNNNNNNNNNNNNNNNNNNNNNNNNNNNNNNNNNNNNNNNNNNNNNNNNNNNNNNNNNNNNNNNNNNNNNNNNNNNNNNNNNNNNNNNNNNNNNNNNNNNNNNNNNNNNNNNNNNNNNNNNNNNNNNNNNNNNNNNNNNNNNNNNNNNNNNNNNNNNNNNNNNNNNNNNNNNNNNNNNNNNNNNNNNNNNNNNNNNNNNNNNNNNNNNNNNNNNNNNNNNNNNNNNNNNNNNNNNNNNNNNNNNNNNNNNNNNNNNNNNNNNNNNNNNNNNNNNNNNNNNNNNNNNNNNNNNNNNNNNNNNNNNNNNNNNNNNNNNNNNNNNNNNNNNNNNNNNNNNNNNNNNNNNNNNNNNNNNNNNNNNNNNNNNNNNNNNNNNNNNNNNNNNNNNNNNNNNNNNNNNNNNNNNNNNNNNNNNNNNNNNNNNNNNNNNNNNNNNNNNNNNNNNNNNNNNNNNNNNNNNNNNNNNNNNNNNNNNNNNNNNNNNNNNNNNNNNNNNNNNNNNNNTCAAACTTTTCtcatcattgaaaaaaaaaaaaataaaaaaaaataaaaaaaaataaaaaaaatgaaggagaaagagatgacCAGAAATACATATAGCTATTTGATTAGTGGGTCAAATTAGATGCTTTGCTTTTACGTGGATTTCGTATGGAAAACTAATTTTAAAGCGTTACGGTTAATGTTGTTTTTTACTTGTCATAAGCAGAAAAGGATGACTTGTAAGACGACTTTGAAATGACAGGTTTTATGGTATCTTATTAAAAATAGATCTCTTTTGAATCCATTCTatcaaattgaaaattaaaagtTAGTGGTAGCCTgccctctgttagttaaaacgggaacggcaaaaaaacattgttcggtacgggcatgttttaaacggatcaaaacgtgaacgggacggtcaaaaatacggtcaaatacggtaaaaacgggaaaaaataaaaaacagacgatacgtgttttaaacgtttatatttaaataatacggtgtcaaaaaaagggcaatatatagacataaattggcataataattctctaaatacctagataacaataaaaaaaaatagccccgttttaaacgtttctattttaaaacgtttatatttttcaaaatccctttttttactgtcaaaaaaacgggacggcgtttaaaacggcaaaaaaactttcaatagccccgttcccgttttttaccgaatttatgtgaaaaattcggcaaacggcgtttaaaacgacaaaaaaacgggacgccgttttaaacgcgttttaaacgcgaattaactaactagggtcAAGACTAAAGAGTTGGATGAGGATGACACCTCAATCAACTAAATGGATGCCACGTGGTGATATCTGAATAATAAAGTAATATAATAATTGTCCCtctaaataatatattaattttcTCTCACTCTCAAATAGAAAAGCTTATAGGATGGAGTGTTCCTCTGCCCatgtgaagagagaatctcttagcCATGGATCTGACTCTTATTTAATCGAGGAAGGatattttggatttttcatattattaaggCAGAAGTTAATGATAAGACTAATGTTCTAAAGAGCCCTAATTGTGGATAAAGAGATTCTTCATCTTTGGGTGACGAACAACTTTGTTAATTTTGCAATAATTGGATGaaccatgtaaaaaaaaaaagaggagagagttCATCAAGATGCTAGTGTAAAGAAGCCCATGCCAATAAATGAGAGGACACAATCAAGAATCTgcactttatttcttttttttttttttttttttttttaattctcttaAATCATgagtaataattaataatttttaatCTATAAAAATAGCAATGCGTATGATGAAagtggatttttctttttatttattttgggaagAGATTCCATAGTATAATGAAGCCCATGCCAATACATAGTAGGTCCCCCATAAGTTTAAGAGTTGTCATCAATCTTATACTCATTCGACATTCAAAAATAACATTGTCACGAGACAAagttatatttttatttggaaaaaagtAACTCATGAGAATGTTATTTTTAAGACAAAGCTAGTTGCCTTATTCATGTGCTGTAAATGGATTAAATTCAAATGGGAGTATAACATTATTCATATCTACTATCCATATCTTCATTTGGTTAGTTTTCGAATGAATTCAAATAGTatttgaaaaatgatttttcaaatACACATTCTCCTAAATGGATATGAACATGAATCAAGTACAATTCTTTTTGACTCTCCATTTATCCTTAGTTTTGGGAGAATAGAGAGTGGAGTCGTAAGTATGGAAGAGTGGCATATCTGAAATTACATAGAAACGTATAAGCACACATTGAGTCATATCTATAACAAGACTAGCAAGGATGTAAGAAGGGCTGTGGGCAGGTTTCTGGTACGGTGTGCAGgccaagagagaagaagagaagggaagaaagggggaaagCCCACAAGACAATACAATACTAACATATTAAGTAGATGAAGATGGGAGGGAGGGTGCAGAACTGGTGAAGCACATTTAGATTGAGAAAATTGTATGGATTTTCTGAAATCATGTGCTATTGCTCAAATTTATAATCACCTATTTCCGATAGGAGGAGTTGACAATTGAATCCCATTTCCTCATTATTTTCATATCTATGATACTATGAAAAGAAGGCCAGTCTCCAAATTCACGAATATTGATATTGAGTTTCTCAACCCTATGCCTTAAGGTTAGTCAGTTCTATTTCTTGATAGGGGTAAAGAAAGATATAACTCAATGGTAAAGTGTCAAAGGTGAACTAGCAAAAGCCAAGGGCTCACAACTAGTTTTTCTGTCTTTGGAATCAACAGCATTTGATTCATTTCAAAAGCCCAAAAGAGAGTCAAAAGTATTTGATGGTCGAAAACGAAAACGTAGACCCTCCGGAACTAATCATTTATATGTCGTGACTAATCATTTTCCTCCCCTACCTTCAACAATTAATATGATGAAATAGTTGATGGAACAAGAATATATACGGAGAACAACTAGTAGTGAGAGAAGCGACTTTCACATTTTGGGATCTTTATAAAAGGTTCTATAAAGCGTTTGTCTCAGTTCAAATTTAGTTGCTATCTTCataaaaggccaaaaaaaaaaaaaaaaatgcctacCCCTCCCATTTGAAAAATGATAGACATATGTGTTTGGCAGGTCCAAGGATCACTGATTAACCAAATGAATCCCTCCCCTCTAACTTATCATTCATTGATTGACCTGGTTGGCAGCTTCTACATCTCTTGGATATAAGGCCGATACAACGTTTTTTCGAATGACTTAAGCACATTGGCTTGCCTTAGTTCTTACTAtaattctcattttttatttaatttcttagatATTACTTGTAATATACTGTGAATTAATATATGATTATATATTATTAAACTCttatttaatcatatttttataGTCATACTTAATCATATTGGATGAGCTTTTTGAACCGATTAGAATAATTTTTAGAAATCAATTTTTCGAATACAGATTCCTCTAAATTGATATGAACATTGAATATGAATTTCCAATTATCCATTTGCATCTGTACTTACTAGTAAATAAGAGGCATGCTAAAGTTTTAGAGTGTTGCAATACTATCCTTTAGATCCTAAACATCTATAATGAATCAAAATATGACTGAAGCTCTCTTCGGTAGCTGGTTCTTCAGCTTTTCAGGTGCCCAAGGTCCCCCCAAATGTAGCCCATTCTTTCGCTAGGGAGTCTTTCAGCATTTTTACACATGCTATTCTTCTCTCTAACCACTTTACACAGacgtcaaaaaaaaaaaaattctacaaatGGTGTCATGCCATTGCCAAACTGGTTGTTAGTTATCTTCACTCtttaaaatttccattttccaatgaatcttctcaaaattgTAAATCTCTTTCTACCTAATGAGGTTAATGATGGTTCCTTCAGTTGGGGAACTCAAGAATCAAGAACATATCAACCTATTAAATCCTTTTCTTAATTGATGGGATCAGTCCTCTATAAGATTAAGTATAGATTGTAATAGATTTTGATCGATTTAGCTTGTTCAATGTTTGTGTGGAATTTTGAGTTAGGTTGATCTAGACCAATGTGGATTCAAATTCTTGTGCGGAATTTTGGGTTAGGCTGTCCCTTTTAAGGATTATTATTGgtcaagaaattaaaaaaataataaaataataaaaaattgaagagagataaattaataatcaacaATCCTACATTGTGatgcaatgattgatttatgtatttcataatataataattaatttatgTATTTGATTCTATTCAAGGCCAACTTTATTTCGTTTTCTAACAATTAAACGGTCAGAAAATGATCGAAATCGTTCAAATCAACAGAAATCCAGGCAAATTTGATGAACATCAATAATAGAGTCTAGTCAATTCTGATCAAATTCCAAATCCTTAATCCCTAATCCCTGCTGTAATGTCTTCTTCAGGCCGGACGTtctccccatctttcttcttttcagaAAATGCTCTctctgtctgtctctctctctctctctctctctcaccattcGACACACGTGGTACACATATGATTAAATTACATAGAAGAAAAAACTTGACAGATGGACGATGATGATGGCGTGCATGATCCATGATCCATGATCCATGATCATGGCTCATCCGCTGATTAAGCTGTCGTGTCGTGCCTTGATTCGTCAATATTATCCAATCAGGTCTTCCTCTGGTTGTGGGAGGTAGGTTTACGTCGACCTTTTCGACATCTCTGGTGGGTCTTGAATCTTGATGATCCTTTCGTGGTCAGCCACGTCTATCTTTTGTTCTAAATTAAGCCAATATCTACACGTATCCGTCAACGTGCACATTGTCCAacatttgacttttttttttttgttttcttcatt is drawn from Macadamia integrifolia cultivar HAES 741 chromosome 7, SCU_Mint_v3, whole genome shotgun sequence and contains these coding sequences:
- the LOC122084480 gene encoding protein phosphatase 2C 16-like, with the translated sequence MEEMSSPVAVPFGLGNSICESSAIATHMEITRLKMITDTACLLSDPATDLYAESVSAMDEGCGGNSTGSEGGAITLSVPKESEVTLLEMTPEHGSSWVSSDVIQEHEEDNLFSVGGDQIVDSTCSLSLASRSSSIGGEEELLALETANELSTPVSINIDSVQIIMKDNDFGGPNIDQKPVGDILAVPMGLEAEVGDGSDPKEIALALMPREKRNGGTRSRSIFELDYVPLWGFSSLCGRRDEMEDAVAVIPQFLKIPISLLVGDHVLDGMNQTITHTTAHFFGVYDGHGGSQVANYCRDRLHLALIEEIAMVKEGLGDASVRNNGQLQWERALTNCFQKVDDEVGGRVHRSGVEGQDDSSEATTDPVAPETVGSTAVVAVICSSHIIIANCGDSRVVLCRGKEPVPLSVDHKPNREDELERIEAASGKVIQWNGYRVFGVLAMSRSIGDRYLKPWIIAQPEVKLVPRAKEDECLILASDGLWDVMTNEEVCEVARRRILLWHKRNGVTPPTERDNGVDPAAQAAAEYLAKLAHHKGSKDNITVVVVDLKAQRKFKSKT